One window of the Delphinus delphis chromosome 20, mDelDel1.2, whole genome shotgun sequence genome contains the following:
- the POLR1G gene encoding DNA-directed RNA polymerase I subunit RPA34 yields MAGTTSGGAARFSCPPNFTATPPASEHTHFSLEALTGPDTELWLIQAPVDFAPDCLNGRLVPLSGSRILKGKLAGKRHRYRVLSSSGPQAGGGATLLAPSAEAGGGLTSAPALQGSLRIFEGPQESLTGTLLQPIPANPPPQIPPGLKPRFCAFGGSPPVTGPGSVLALKSPASGKRKKKRHVPEPSVPQEAVNEPRALEVDTALGSSEVDVGKKKKKQQLKDLEVTEPLATEPAAEILEPLGALSPATTKKRKKKPKEVEMVKPEMGVLESEEKTVELELMVKSEPLEETVLSPSKKRKKQTGTEGMEPVEGMIVEPQLQMKMEPQEEAIPLPSSKKKKKEKGYKVMREPGTEVIEPEMKPLELPGEMIEPELPHEVEPQAEAVLASPRKRRKKEKRQNAMMEPGTEVVEPQEEVMEPEPQAALASTKKKKKKERGHKATEPGTEMTNPQGEMTEPELPHEGQSEAGADPASTKKKKKRGRESWVPETASQEEMPEPLLNPESGEVAPTGQEGERKRKKKPQQDPV; encoded by the exons ATGGCGGGGACCACGTCCGGCG GTGCTGCTCGGTTTTCTTGTCCCCCCAACTTTACTGCGACACCCCCAGCCTCAGAGCACACTCATTTCTCTTTGGAGGCGTTGACCGGCCCAGATACAGAACTGTGGCTTATCCAGGCCCCTGTAGACTTCGCCCCAGACTG CCTCAACGGGCGACTCGTGCCTCTCTCTGGCTCCCGTATCTTGAAGGGCAAGTTGGCAGGCAAGCGGCACCGCTACCGGGTCCTCAGCAGCAGTGGCCCTCAGGCTGGAGGAGGAGCAACCCTGCTGGCCCCGTCAGCAGAGGCGGGAGGGGGACTCACCTCTGCCCCGGCGCTACAGGGCAGCCTGAGGATTTTTGAGGGTCCCCAGGAATCCCTAACAGGGACCCTGCTGCAGCCCATTCCAGCAAATCCCCCACCACAGATCCCCCCGGGCCTGAAGCCTCGGTTCTGTGCCTTTGGAGGCAGCCCACCAGTCACAGGGCCTGGGTCGGTCTTGGCGTTGAAGTCACCGGCTTccgggaagaggaaaaagaagaggcaTGTGCCAGAGCCCTCAGTTCCTCAGGAGGCAGTGAATGAGCCTAGGGCCCTGGAGGTGGACACAGCGTTGGGGTCCTCAGAGGTGGAcgtggggaagaagaaaaaaaagcagcagctgaAAGACCTGGAGGTGACAGAGCCACTGGCAACAGAGCCTGCTGCTGAGATATTGGAGCCTCTGGGAGCACTGTCCCCAGCcaccaccaagaagaggaaaaagaagcccAAAGAGGTAGAAATGGTCAAGCCAGAAATGGGGGTGCTGGAGTCAGAAGAAAAGACAGTGGAGCTGGAACTCATGGTTAAAAGTGAGCCTCTGGAAGAGACAGTCCTATCCCCcagcaagaagaggaagaagcagacGGGGACAGAAGGGATGGAGCCGGTGGAGGGGATGATAGTTGAGCCTCAGCTGCAGATGAAGATGGAGCCACAGGAGGAAGCCATCCCACTGCCGTCCtcgaagaagaagaaaaaagaaaaggggtacAAAGTGATGAGGGAGCCAGGGACTGAGGTTATAGAGCCAGAGATGAAACCTCTGGAGCTCCCAGGGGAGATGATAGAGCCTGAGCTGCCACATGAAGTGGAGCCACAGGCTGAGGCAGTTCTGGCATCccccagaaagagaaggaagaaagaaaaacgacAGAATGCAATGATGGAGCCAGGGACGGAGGTGGTGGAGCCACAGGAAGAGGTGATGGAGCCCGAGCCTCAGGCAGCTCTAGCATccaccaagaaaaagaagaagaaagaaagagggcacAAAGCGACAGAGCCAGGGACTGAGATGACTAACCCACAAGGTGAGATGACGGAGCCTGAGCTGCCACATGAGGGGCAGTCTGAGGCCGGGGCCGATCCGGCATCtaccaagaagaagaaaaagcggGGCCGGGAAAGCTGGGTGCCAGAGACAGCATCCCAGGAGGAGATGCCAGAGCCGCTGCTGAATCCCGAGTCTGGGGAGGTGGCTCCCACGGGacaggagggggagaggaagaggaagaagaagccgCAGCAGGATCCCGTGTAA
- the PPP1R13L gene encoding relA-associated inhibitor isoform X2 — MDSEAFQSSRNLLDLNFQSLAAKHMDLKNTELDTAAAKVDELTKQLESLWSDLPAASLGSQARAPARLSRYSLSPVPEPLGCRGSPRKATTDGADISFGRSESAPALLPYSSLSPKGRPSSPRTQFYLQPDAYSSLDRAPSPRPRTFDGAGSPHGRSPSPRPGPLRQQGSPTPFDFLARARSPRVSPLAEGPQAFFPERGPSPRIPTAAYDAPTAFGSPLLGPGVSAFAPPLRAQDDLTLRRRPPKAWNESDLDVAYEKKSSQTASYERLDVFARPASPGLQLLPWRESSLDGLGAPGKDNFTSATLPRNYKVSLLTNDRRSDMDSYRRSLGSAGSSGTLPRSWQPVSRIPMPPTSPQPRSAPRHRPIPLSMIFKLQNAFWEHGASRAMLPGSPIFSRAPPPKLLPQPQLPPQSQPQLQPQPQLQALAPVPQPPQETWSAVSEGFPKPPTELEPEPELEGLLTPGLEAGDADEGAVTRPLSPTRLQPALPPEAQSVPELEEVARVLAEIPRPLKRRGSMEQSPTIALPPTHKKQYQQIISRLFHRHGGPGGPEPELCPITEGPEARAGPPAPAPPAPIPPPAPLQSSPPEQPQSMEMRSVLRKAGSPRKVRRARLSPLVLLLDAALTGELDVVQQAVKEMNDPSQPNEEGITALHNAICGANYPIVDFLIAAGANVNSPDSHGWTPLHCAASCNDTAICMALVQHGAAIFATTLSDGATAIEKCDPYREGYVDCATYLAALSLETSCPSARASRSACCGGMGQRRRTGGGPRCTARRATCPVTTSGSSPG, encoded by the exons ATGGACAGCGAGGCGTTCCAGAGCTCGCGGAACCTTCTGGACCTGAACTTCCAGT CTCTAGCCGCGAAGCACATGGACCTGAAGAATACGGAGCTGGACACGGCGGCGGCCAAGGTGGACGAACTGACCAAGCAGTTGGAGTCGCTGTGGTCAGACTTGCCGGCGGCGTCTCTTGGCTCGCAGGCCAGAGCGCCGGCTAGG CTGTCCCGGTACAGCCTCAGCCCTGTCCCCGAGCCCTTGGGCTGCCGTGGGTCTCCCCGGAAGGCGACCACCGACGGCGCAGACATCTCGTTCGGACGCTCCGAGAGCGCCCCGGCTCTGCTCCCCTACAGCTCGCTGTCCCCTAAGGGCCGGCCGTCGTCACCGCGCACCCAGTTCTACCTGCAGCCGGATGCCTACAGCAGCCTGGACCGCGCGCCCTCACCCCGGCCCCGCACCTTCGATGGAGCAGGCAGCCCCCACGGCCGTTCGCCCTCCCCTCGCCCCGGCCCGCTCAGACAGCAGGGTTCCCCCACGCCCTTTGACTTCTTGGCCCGTGCCCGCTCCCCCCGTGTCAGCCCCCTGGCCGAAGGGCCCCAGGCCTTCTTTCCGGAGCGCGGGCCCTCGCCTCGCATCCCGACCGCAGCCTACGATGCGCCGACTGCCTTTGGGAGCCCCCTGCTGGGCCCTGGCGTCAGCGCCTTCGCCCCACCTCTGCGCGCGCAAG ACGACCTAACGCTTCGGCGGCGGCCCCCCAAAGCCTGGAACGAGTCTGACCTGGACGTGGCATACGAGAAGAAGTCCTCGCAGACAGCGAGCTATGAAC GACTCGATGTCTTCGCGCGGCCTGCTTCACCAGGCCTGCAGCTGTTACCCTGGAGAGAGAGCAGCCTGGATGGGCTGGGGGCCCCCGGGAAG GACAACTTCACCAGTGCCACTCTGCCCCGCAATTACAAGGTCTCCCTTCTGACCAACGACAGGCGTTCTGATATGGACAGCTACCGCCGATCGCTGGGCTCCGCGGGCTCATCAGGCACTTTGCCCCGAAGCTGGCAGCCTGTCAGCCGCATCCCCATGCCTCCTaccagcccccagccccgaaGTGCCCCCCGCCATCGCCCCATCCCCCTCAGCATGATATTCAAGCTGCAGAATGCCTTTTGGGAGCACGGAgccagcagggccatgctccctggCTCCCCCATCTTCTCTCGAGCTCCCCCGCCTAAgctgcttccccagccccagctgcctcCACAGTCCCAGCCACAATTACAGCCTCAGCCCCAGCTTCAAGCCCTTGCCCCCGTCCCCCAACCCCCGCAAGAGACTTGGTCCGCTGTGAGTGAAG GCTTCCCCAAACCTCCCACTGAGCTGGAGCCTGAGCCGGAGCTGGAGGGGCTGCTGACACCAGGGCTGGAGGCTGGTGATGCAGATGAAGGCGCTGTAACTCGGCCCCTTAGTCCCACACGGCTGCAGCCAGCACTGCCGCCCGAGGCACAGTCAGTGCCCGAGCTGGAGGAGGTGGCGCGGGTGCTGGCAGAAATTCCACGGCCCCTCAAACGCAGGGGCTCCATGGAGCAGAGCCCTACTatagccctgccccccacccacaAGAAGCAGTACCAGCAGATCATCAGCCGCCTCTTCCATCGTCACGGTGGGCCTGGGGGGCCCGAGCCTGAGCTGTGTCCCATCACTGAGGGGCCTGAGGCCAGGGCGGGGccccctgctccagccccaccAGCTCCCAtaccacctccagcccctctccagaGCAGCCCACCAGAGCAGCCGCAGAGCATG GAGATGCGCTCGGTGCTGCGGAAGGCCGGCTCCCCGCGCAAGGTCCGTCGCGCGCGCCTCAGCCCGCTCGTGCTGCTGCTGGACGCCGCGCTGACCGGGGAGCTGGACGTGGTGCAGCAGGCGGTGAAGGAG ATGAACGACCCGAGCCAGCCCAACGAGGAGGGCATCACCGCCCTGCATAACGCCATCTGCGGCGCCAACTACCCCATCGTGGACTTCCTAATCGCGGCGGGTGCCAACGTCAACTCCCCCGACAGCCACGGCTG GACACCGTTGCACTGCGCGGCGTCCTGCAACGACACGGCCATCTGCATGGCGCTGGTGCAGCACGGCGCGGCAATCTTCGCCACCACGCTCAGTGACGGCGCCACCGCCATCGAGAAGTGCGACCCCTACCGCGAGGGTTACGTCGACTGCGCCACTTACCTGGCAG CGCTGAGTTTGGAGACGAGCTGTCCTTCCGCGAGGGCGAGTCGGTCAGCGTGCTGCGGAGGGATGGGCCAGAGGAGACGGACTGGTGGTGGGCCGCGCTGCACGGCCAGGAGGGCTACGTGCCCCGTAACTACTTCGGG CTCTTCCCCAGGGTGA
- the PPP1R13L gene encoding relA-associated inhibitor isoform X1 encodes MDSEAFQSSRNLLDLNFQSLAAKHMDLKNTELDTAAAKVDELTKQLESLWSDLPAASLGSQARAPARLSRYSLSPVPEPLGCRGSPRKATTDGADISFGRSESAPALLPYSSLSPKGRPSSPRTQFYLQPDAYSSLDRAPSPRPRTFDGAGSPHGRSPSPRPGPLRQQGSPTPFDFLARARSPRVSPLAEGPQAFFPERGPSPRIPTAAYDAPTAFGSPLLGPGVSAFAPPLRAQDDLTLRRRPPKAWNESDLDVAYEKKSSQTASYERLDVFARPASPGLQLLPWRESSLDGLGAPGKDNFTSATLPRNYKVSLLTNDRRSDMDSYRRSLGSAGSSGTLPRSWQPVSRIPMPPTSPQPRSAPRHRPIPLSMIFKLQNAFWEHGASRAMLPGSPIFSRAPPPKLLPQPQLPPQSQPQLQPQPQLQALAPVPQPPQETWSAVSEGFPKPPTELEPEPELEGLLTPGLEAGDADEGAVTRPLSPTRLQPALPPEAQSVPELEEVARVLAEIPRPLKRRGSMEQSPTIALPPTHKKQYQQIISRLFHRHGGPGGPEPELCPITEGPEARAGPPAPAPPAPIPPPAPLQSSPPEQPQSMEMRSVLRKAGSPRKVRRARLSPLVLLLDAALTGELDVVQQAVKEMNDPSQPNEEGITALHNAICGANYPIVDFLIAAGANVNSPDSHGWTPLHCAASCNDTAICMALVQHGAAIFATTLSDGATAIEKCDPYREGYVDCATYLADVEQSMGLMYNGVVYALWNYSAEFGDELSFREGESVSVLRRDGPEETDWWWAALHGQEGYVPRNYFGLFPRVKPQRNKV; translated from the exons ATGGACAGCGAGGCGTTCCAGAGCTCGCGGAACCTTCTGGACCTGAACTTCCAGT CTCTAGCCGCGAAGCACATGGACCTGAAGAATACGGAGCTGGACACGGCGGCGGCCAAGGTGGACGAACTGACCAAGCAGTTGGAGTCGCTGTGGTCAGACTTGCCGGCGGCGTCTCTTGGCTCGCAGGCCAGAGCGCCGGCTAGG CTGTCCCGGTACAGCCTCAGCCCTGTCCCCGAGCCCTTGGGCTGCCGTGGGTCTCCCCGGAAGGCGACCACCGACGGCGCAGACATCTCGTTCGGACGCTCCGAGAGCGCCCCGGCTCTGCTCCCCTACAGCTCGCTGTCCCCTAAGGGCCGGCCGTCGTCACCGCGCACCCAGTTCTACCTGCAGCCGGATGCCTACAGCAGCCTGGACCGCGCGCCCTCACCCCGGCCCCGCACCTTCGATGGAGCAGGCAGCCCCCACGGCCGTTCGCCCTCCCCTCGCCCCGGCCCGCTCAGACAGCAGGGTTCCCCCACGCCCTTTGACTTCTTGGCCCGTGCCCGCTCCCCCCGTGTCAGCCCCCTGGCCGAAGGGCCCCAGGCCTTCTTTCCGGAGCGCGGGCCCTCGCCTCGCATCCCGACCGCAGCCTACGATGCGCCGACTGCCTTTGGGAGCCCCCTGCTGGGCCCTGGCGTCAGCGCCTTCGCCCCACCTCTGCGCGCGCAAG ACGACCTAACGCTTCGGCGGCGGCCCCCCAAAGCCTGGAACGAGTCTGACCTGGACGTGGCATACGAGAAGAAGTCCTCGCAGACAGCGAGCTATGAAC GACTCGATGTCTTCGCGCGGCCTGCTTCACCAGGCCTGCAGCTGTTACCCTGGAGAGAGAGCAGCCTGGATGGGCTGGGGGCCCCCGGGAAG GACAACTTCACCAGTGCCACTCTGCCCCGCAATTACAAGGTCTCCCTTCTGACCAACGACAGGCGTTCTGATATGGACAGCTACCGCCGATCGCTGGGCTCCGCGGGCTCATCAGGCACTTTGCCCCGAAGCTGGCAGCCTGTCAGCCGCATCCCCATGCCTCCTaccagcccccagccccgaaGTGCCCCCCGCCATCGCCCCATCCCCCTCAGCATGATATTCAAGCTGCAGAATGCCTTTTGGGAGCACGGAgccagcagggccatgctccctggCTCCCCCATCTTCTCTCGAGCTCCCCCGCCTAAgctgcttccccagccccagctgcctcCACAGTCCCAGCCACAATTACAGCCTCAGCCCCAGCTTCAAGCCCTTGCCCCCGTCCCCCAACCCCCGCAAGAGACTTGGTCCGCTGTGAGTGAAG GCTTCCCCAAACCTCCCACTGAGCTGGAGCCTGAGCCGGAGCTGGAGGGGCTGCTGACACCAGGGCTGGAGGCTGGTGATGCAGATGAAGGCGCTGTAACTCGGCCCCTTAGTCCCACACGGCTGCAGCCAGCACTGCCGCCCGAGGCACAGTCAGTGCCCGAGCTGGAGGAGGTGGCGCGGGTGCTGGCAGAAATTCCACGGCCCCTCAAACGCAGGGGCTCCATGGAGCAGAGCCCTACTatagccctgccccccacccacaAGAAGCAGTACCAGCAGATCATCAGCCGCCTCTTCCATCGTCACGGTGGGCCTGGGGGGCCCGAGCCTGAGCTGTGTCCCATCACTGAGGGGCCTGAGGCCAGGGCGGGGccccctgctccagccccaccAGCTCCCAtaccacctccagcccctctccagaGCAGCCCACCAGAGCAGCCGCAGAGCATG GAGATGCGCTCGGTGCTGCGGAAGGCCGGCTCCCCGCGCAAGGTCCGTCGCGCGCGCCTCAGCCCGCTCGTGCTGCTGCTGGACGCCGCGCTGACCGGGGAGCTGGACGTGGTGCAGCAGGCGGTGAAGGAG ATGAACGACCCGAGCCAGCCCAACGAGGAGGGCATCACCGCCCTGCATAACGCCATCTGCGGCGCCAACTACCCCATCGTGGACTTCCTAATCGCGGCGGGTGCCAACGTCAACTCCCCCGACAGCCACGGCTG GACACCGTTGCACTGCGCGGCGTCCTGCAACGACACGGCCATCTGCATGGCGCTGGTGCAGCACGGCGCGGCAATCTTCGCCACCACGCTCAGTGACGGCGCCACCGCCATCGAGAAGTGCGACCCCTACCGCGAGGGTTACGTCGACTGCGCCACTTACCTGGCAG ACGTGGAGCAGAGCATGGGGCTGATGTACAACGGGGTGGTGTACGCTCTCTGGAATTACAGCGCTGAGTTTGGAGACGAGCTGTCCTTCCGCGAGGGCGAGTCGGTCAGCGTGCTGCGGAGGGATGGGCCAGAGGAGACGGACTGGTGGTGGGCCGCGCTGCACGGCCAGGAGGGCTACGTGCCCCGTAACTACTTCGGG CTCTTCCCCAGGGTGAAGCCGCAGAGGAATAAGGTCTAG